CCTTCAGAGTGAGGGATTTCCATACTAAGGCTTACCAGTATTTACTGGCAGGTGGTGACATTATTCCGTCTCTTCCTATTAAAATAAACACTTTTGTCCCAGTTCATAGAACGCGTTTGTgccataatttaaaaaaagtttcatAAGCCTGTGGTTCATCTGCGTTACCCGACTTGACTTCCACCGAAAGTAATAACAAGAACAACATCTTCTGCTTTTCTTAGAATAACATCAAACAATGGTAGAATTAAAGGTGGAGAGAGATTCATGAAATTAGTGTATTAGTCGTACTGCGAGGTATCTACAAAGTCCTCTCATATTCCATTTCCTGCTGTAAACCAGACCTCAAACCAACTCTGTACACTTGACTATGACTTTCCTGGAGCTGCAGTGTGAGAGCAgcagaaaaatagaaataagTTTGCTAGTGAGGTGTCTGCGTAAAGTGGTAAGTTTCGTGACTTCTCTGTAAATCCACCACAGAAGACAGTTATTTAGTCTGACTTGCTTATgtgctcttctctctctctctttgtgcaGGAGCAGATCCATGTGCCTATCTACCACCCAACACCCAGCCAAGCACGACTGGCCACTcagctgacagaggaggagcAGGTTCGCATCGCACAGCGAATCGGACTCATCCAACACCTCCCGAAGGGCGTGTACGACCCAGGGCGCGATGGCTCTGAGAAGAAGATCAGAGAGTGAGTAGAAACGCTGGGCATTCAGACTCAGCAGCGGgagtaagagagaagacacatcAGCCCGAAAATCGGGCGTTGGAccatctggcgaggtcggtgactcgagtctgttctgtgtgtcccgtgccgtcggccgtccgaggagccgtcggccttcattttggccgacccaacatgttctgtcggagacagggcagtcgggactcgtccggaaatggggagcggatgagccgctcaaaatctgacgaaaatcttttaaactgacctttgtcaatctgaaatgaagacagattcagaaacggcatggcctatttcttgcttaaaatgttttcagaaacacgtttcggtgaactattttagtacaatatgagatcgtattctgaacaagccgccatgacagtctggctgtgaatttccggagaaaaaagaaccaagtgacgcgttcgtccaatcagctgccggttttcattttctgggaaataatcagactgttaatggaaacagtacagagcagcgctgcctgctgctatggagacgtattacgtttcgcgcatgcgcagagcgtacgctcaagtcggcgttgcttcagtgtgttttgaggcattttttggacctcgggggcccgactgatcagtccgactggcttttctgccgacggtcggcccgtctggttggtgtgtcagggcccttacacacagtaacacagttGGGAGAGATACTGCTTCACTGCAGTGATCTGTGTTTAAGCAGGGTGTTTGTAGGTCTTTAGAAACGCCTTAAATAGAATTATCTAAATTCCCTGTCTGAGAAGGATTAAAATGTAATCAATGGCAAAGTTTCTGGAAAACTATTATccaaataataatcataataataataataatacatttattagtAAAGACAAAGACAGTGTGTTGGCTTCCCTGAATGATTGTGCTGATCGAAGTTGAGGtgcttgtctgttttttttcagaagtcAAAACAGTTAACCACAAAATAACCTATGAAGTTAAACTTGGCTGTTGTCACATGCAAATCAATTCAAATGTTGTCGTGGGAACTTAGTTTGTCATAATTAGTGTGCATGCACTGCTGTAATACAGAGATGGACggttatacattatacatacatTGTCGTGGCATTTTAGAGTAATTCACATTGCTGTAAAAGTAGTGTGTGTATTATACAatctataaaaatgttttatagtctAGTGCATGTTTAAAACTTGTTTAAAGTTTTGTTCGCAAATGGTAAGGGTTAAAACCAGTGGAATACTTTTTCATATTAATAAATGCCTACGAATAGTTAAAACTACTGGacctactgtatttgtattttgtagACACTTGCACTGtcctttacattttaaattgaataatgCACTGCAAGTCATTTAAGTCGATGTAGTGTCAAGTggcaaaataatgtttttttttttaatttaacttccatttttttctgcatttctgtGCTGTCCATATCCAATCCCTAACAAAATGTACCTGTGTTCACCTACACAGGTGCGTCATCTGTATGATGGACTTTGTGTACGGAGACCCCATTCGGTTCCTGCCCTGCATGCACATCTATCACATGGACTGTATAGACGACTGGCTGATGAGATCCTTCACCTGCCCCTCCTGCATGGAGCCTGTGGACGCCGCGCTGCTTTCTTCCTACGAGACcaactgacgcgcacacacacacacacacacacacacacacacacacacacacacacacacacacatacatgcacaagtGACCCAGTTAGCCTGCTGGACAGGATTAGAGGAATGAACAGAGTGTTAGTGTTAAGGACGAGCAGGAAGGAGCTGGATCGAGGAGAGAAGTAAACAGACAATAGGCGTTATGAGGATACAAGTGTAAAGGGAAGTCAAGGGGAGGGGATGATGGTTAACTGATAGGATTATGACATTTCCAAGATCCGCTTTTATATGCGTAAATACACAAACAACTGTTCCCATTCACACCATACAGGAGGAAGGTAATGTGACCACCATCATCAGGCTGCAGATTGTGCTTGATGGACTGCTGAAGCCTGATTGCTATAATGTCACACTGCAAGACAAGAGGAAAGAAACGCCCTTCAGAAGATCTGCCAGATGCTTTGACATGTCTCCAAGGGTATGACTCCACACACACTGTTGCAGAGTCATATCTGCTGCAAAAACTGCTACCGATGCAGATATGTGATTTAAAGACTAGAACTGCACATCAGACTTGAGACTACGGACATCAGATATATTCTGCAGACACACCA
This sequence is a window from Sander lucioperca isolate FBNREF2018 chromosome 11, SLUC_FBN_1.2, whole genome shotgun sequence. Protein-coding genes within it:
- the rnf11b gene encoding RING finger protein 11b is translated as MGNCLKSPTSDDISLLHESQSDRASYGDGADPDLEPPPPYQEQIHVPIYHPTPSQARLATQLTEEEQVRIAQRIGLIQHLPKGVYDPGRDGSEKKIRECVICMMDFVYGDPIRFLPCMHIYHMDCIDDWLMRSFTCPSCMEPVDAALLSSYETN